The following coding sequences are from one Paenibacillus sp. JDR-2 window:
- a CDS encoding pentapeptide repeat-containing protein, which translates to MSLKVGPYDLQQSDISGAKWQEVRAEELVIDNVSLARTSINNVNMNAMKLNDVNMSEIQITDANMTGVSIRLANISHASIDHVYLIGTEFKNVVLPKEGEPQYKPDGQYDSTIFKNCNLSKSQFNNCDLSNVNLDNCNIAGLRINGILISDLLKDQ; encoded by the coding sequence ATGAGTTTAAAAGTTGGACCGTATGATCTGCAGCAATCTGATATTTCAGGAGCGAAGTGGCAGGAGGTTCGCGCGGAAGAACTGGTCATCGATAATGTCAGCCTGGCCAGAACTTCGATTAATAATGTAAATATGAATGCCATGAAGTTGAACGATGTGAATATGAGCGAAATTCAAATTACGGATGCAAACATGACGGGGGTAAGCATTAGACTTGCGAATATCAGTCACGCCAGCATCGATCATGTTTATTTGATTGGCACCGAGTTTAAAAATGTCGTTTTGCCCAAGGAAGGCGAACCGCAATACAAACCTGACGGTCAATATGATTCAACAATCTTTAAGAACTGTAACCTCTCGAAATCCCAATTTAACAACTGTGATTTATCCAATGTTAATCTCGACAATTGCAATATTGCCGGTTTGCGAATCAACGGAATTCTGATTTCGGATCTGCTAAAGGATCAGTAA
- a CDS encoding DinB family protein, with product MTQNEILHSFKNFSNWIRSLENMNETLWFAPIAKNKWSISEVIAHLFNWDRYLISEILPAVQSGNEISFPDYDTFNKRASEYIQSGISKSKLIDETVATRQLLVQLLHEMTIERLTRRLTVNGVSNCPSTGAHYSLIYIIKEFTEHDTHHKQQIIRFLQLNQCE from the coding sequence ATGACGCAGAATGAAATTCTTCATTCATTCAAAAATTTCTCTAATTGGATACGCTCATTGGAAAATATGAATGAAACGTTATGGTTTGCGCCAATTGCGAAGAACAAATGGTCAATCAGCGAGGTCATTGCGCATCTTTTTAATTGGGACAGATACCTTATATCCGAAATTCTGCCCGCTGTTCAAAGCGGCAATGAAATAAGTTTCCCTGATTATGATACCTTCAACAAGCGGGCTTCCGAGTATATACAATCAGGTATCTCTAAATCCAAGCTTATCGATGAAACAGTAGCTACAAGACAACTATTAGTACAATTGCTTCATGAAATGACCATTGAAAGGCTAACTAGGCGATTAACTGTGAATGGTGTATCTAATTGTCCTAGTACTGGAGCTCATTATTCTCTAATTTATATCATTAAGGAATTTACGGAACATGACACCCACCATAAACAACAAATCATACGGTTTCTACAGTTAAACCAATGCGAATAA
- a CDS encoding DUF6954 family protein, protein MLPGIILIIVFLLVTFFGLGPVLFADGSMTERMITLGIVILIYAAIAVAAYFMFKKKR, encoded by the coding sequence ATACTTCCAGGTATTATTTTGATAATCGTATTTCTGCTGGTCACTTTCTTTGGACTTGGTCCCGTGTTATTTGCTGACGGGAGCATGACGGAGAGAATGATTACATTAGGAATTGTCATTCTTATTTATGCTGCGATTGCTGTCGCTGCCTACTTCATGTTCAAGAAGAAACGGTAA
- a CDS encoding glyoxalase superfamily protein, whose product MNFEQLVPILRIFDEAKAREFYLDFLGFTVDWEHRFESDMPLYMQVSKGGIRLHLSEHHGDCSPGSAIRIEMTGIRELHKELLDKKYKYARPGLEETPWNTLECRIGDPFGNRIVFSESKVDK is encoded by the coding sequence ATGAACTTTGAACAGCTGGTACCGATTCTTCGTATTTTTGACGAGGCGAAAGCAAGGGAGTTTTATTTGGACTTTTTAGGCTTCACTGTGGATTGGGAGCATCGTTTTGAATCGGATATGCCCTTATATATGCAGGTTTCAAAGGGGGGAATCAGACTACACCTGAGCGAACATCATGGAGACTGCAGCCCGGGTTCGGCTATTCGTATCGAAATGACCGGGATAAGGGAATTACATAAGGAATTATTGGACAAGAAATATAAATATGCAAGGCCCGGACTGGAAGAAACGCCGTGGAACACGCTGGAATGCAGAATCGGCGACCCGTTCGGCAACCGGATTGTGTTTAGCGAATCGAAGGTAGACAAGTAG
- a CDS encoding VOC family protein, translating to MNPISNKINGIFIPVSNVENARDWYCDILGLPTDGEIYFGHIYVLPMEGPSIVLDSKIYSSENLYKAPAFQFHTADIEQAYSFMQEKKVDLITGIENGHWFNFKDPDGNLLMVCK from the coding sequence ATGAATCCTATCTCTAATAAAATCAATGGCATTTTTATACCCGTAAGCAATGTTGAAAATGCCCGCGATTGGTATTGTGATATTCTAGGTCTTCCTACTGACGGCGAGATATATTTCGGACATATTTATGTCCTGCCGATGGAAGGGCCAAGCATTGTGTTGGACAGCAAAATTTACTCGAGTGAAAACCTGTATAAGGCACCGGCATTTCAATTTCATACGGCAGACATTGAACAGGCCTATTCATTTATGCAAGAGAAGAAGGTGGATCTGATTACGGGAATCGAGAATGGTCACTGGTTTAATTTCAAGGATCCGGATGGAAACTTGCTGATGGTTTGCAAGTAA